A region from the Bacteroidales bacterium genome encodes:
- a CDS encoding 2-phosphosulfolactate phosphatase: MEKRKIEVCYSPALFPYYENVDAVVVVTDILRASSAIVTAFMNGVERIIPVGTLQEARAYKERGFMVAAERDGIVRDFADFGNSPYNFSPGRVKGKQIVYSTTNGTNAIHLASSGSQVLIGAYLNISALAAHIRRTGRDLLVLCAGWKNKFNLEDTLFAGALSGLVLKDERFYTICDATLGAMDLYEAAQGDMMGYIEKVAQRHRLKKNNLDDVIGYCHDEDLTDLIPALKGDHLIAL, encoded by the coding sequence ATGGAAAAACGCAAAATAGAGGTCTGTTATTCACCTGCACTCTTTCCCTATTATGAAAATGTGGATGCTGTGGTGGTAGTAACGGATATCCTGAGGGCCAGTTCGGCCATTGTGACTGCGTTTATGAATGGAGTGGAACGGATCATTCCCGTGGGAACCCTCCAGGAGGCCAGGGCCTATAAAGAGAGGGGATTCATGGTCGCGGCAGAACGGGATGGCATTGTCCGGGATTTTGCGGATTTTGGAAATTCCCCTTACAATTTTTCTCCCGGGCGTGTAAAAGGGAAGCAAATTGTCTACAGCACCACCAACGGTACCAATGCCATCCATCTGGCTTCCAGCGGGAGCCAGGTGCTTATCGGAGCCTATCTCAATATTTCGGCCCTTGCCGCTCATATCCGGAGAACGGGAAGAGATCTCCTGGTTCTTTGTGCCGGATGGAAAAACAAGTTTAACCTGGAAGACACCCTGTTCGCAGGGGCCCTTTCAGGGCTGGTGCTGAAGGACGAGCGGTTTTATACGATTTGTGATGCCACCCTGGGGGCCATGGACCTCTATGAGGCTGCTCAGGGAGATATGATGGGGTATATCGAGAAGGTGGCACAGCGTCACCGCTTAAAGAAGAATAATCTGGACGATGTCATCGGATACTGCCATGATGAGGATCTGACAGATCTGATCCCGGCACTGAAGGGGGATCATCTGATCGCACTTTGA
- the gcvT gene encoding glycine cleavage system aminomethyltransferase GcvT translates to MKQTQFYKYHLLLGAKMVPFAGFQMPVEYTGVSQEHINVRKNVGIFDVSHMGEIWIKGPEAYELVQRLSSNDVALLEPGRIQYSCFPNKRGGIVDDLLVYKYEDEKFLLVVNASNVEKDYQWILEQNTRGAMVENASDQISQLAVQGPWAAELLQKLTGTDLSKVPYYHFVTGELAGVQEVIISHTGYTGAGGFELYMPDKDAAQVWEQLFETGKEMNVQPAGLAARDTLRLEMGFCLYGNDINDTTSPLEAGLGWITKFSEGNNFIHRPELEQQKAEGVRRQLVGFELLERGIPRQHYPVFDSEGRTIGEVTSGTMSPMLKKGIGMAYVEIGHAKKDSEIRIGVRNKQLAARVVKPPFYRPEV, encoded by the coding sequence ATGAAACAGACACAATTTTATAAGTATCATTTGTTGCTTGGAGCAAAGATGGTTCCCTTTGCCGGTTTCCAGATGCCGGTGGAATATACCGGGGTAAGTCAGGAGCATATCAATGTGAGGAAGAACGTGGGGATCTTTGATGTGTCTCATATGGGAGAAATCTGGATAAAGGGTCCGGAAGCTTACGAACTGGTGCAGAGACTGAGCTCCAATGATGTAGCCCTGCTTGAACCGGGGAGGATTCAGTACAGCTGTTTCCCGAATAAGCGGGGGGGTATCGTGGATGATCTGCTGGTCTATAAGTACGAGGATGAAAAGTTCCTCCTGGTGGTGAATGCTTCCAACGTGGAAAAGGACTATCAATGGATCCTGGAGCAAAATACCAGGGGAGCCATGGTGGAGAATGCCTCTGACCAGATTTCACAACTGGCAGTTCAGGGGCCATGGGCTGCTGAACTGCTTCAGAAGTTGACCGGGACGGACCTGTCGAAGGTCCCTTATTACCATTTCGTCACCGGTGAACTGGCCGGGGTTCAGGAGGTGATTATCAGCCATACCGGTTATACAGGCGCGGGTGGCTTTGAACTTTATATGCCTGATAAGGATGCTGCTCAGGTCTGGGAACAACTATTCGAAACTGGGAAGGAGATGAATGTGCAGCCAGCCGGTCTGGCAGCCAGGGATACCCTGAGGCTGGAGATGGGATTCTGTCTCTACGGAAATGACATCAATGACACAACTTCCCCGCTGGAGGCTGGTTTGGGCTGGATTACCAAATTCAGTGAAGGGAACAATTTTATACACCGTCCTGAGCTTGAGCAACAGAAAGCTGAGGGAGTCCGCAGGCAACTGGTAGGTTTCGAGCTTCTGGAAAGGGGAATCCCCAGGCAGCATTATCCCGTATTTGACAGTGAAGGCCGGACTATCGGAGAGGTTACTTCAGGAACCATGTCCCCGATGCTGAAGAAAGGAATTGGAATGGCTTATGTGGAAATTGGTCATGCAAAGAAGGATAGTGAGATCCGAATAGGTGTCCGGAACAAGCAGCTTGCGGCCAGAGTGGTCAAACCTCCCTTTTACAGGCCGGAAGTATAG